The Sparus aurata chromosome 10, fSpaAur1.1, whole genome shotgun sequence genome includes the window atcttcgtgtgtgtgataagatgtTGCTGTTCcctgaatcttttaccacattcaacacaactgaatggtttctctcctgtgtgaatctttgtgtgtctggtaAGATGTTGCTTAAagatgaatcttttaccacattcaccacaactgaacggtttctctcctgtgtgaacctttgtgtgtgtgatgagatgtTCCGCACagatgaatcttttaccacattcaccacaactgaacggtttctctaccgtgtgaatctttgtgtgtctggtaAGATGCTGCTTTCGAATGAATCTTTTGCCACATTCACCACGAgtgaatggtttctctcctgtgtgactctttgtgtgtgtgataagatgttgctgttggctgaattttttaccacattcaccacaactgaacagtttctctcctgtgtgaatctttgtgtgtgtgataagttGTTGCTTACgaatgaatcttttaccacattcaccacaactgaacggtttctcccctgtgtgaatcaatgtgtgtctgataagatcTTGCTTTCggatgaatcttttaccacattcaccacaactgaacggtttctctcctgtgtgaatctttgtatGTTTAATAAGATTTTGCTTGAtgctgaatcttttaccacattcaccgcaactgaacggtttctctcctgtgtgaatctttgtgtgtgtgataagatctCGCTTACagatgaatcttttaccacattcatcacaactgaatggtttctctcctgtgtgaatctttgtgtgtgtgataagattttgcttgtggttgaatcttttaccacattcaaaacaactaaatggtttctctcctgtcttAATCCTCTTAAAACTCCCCAGTTTAGAGTTTTTGCTAGATCTTTCACCACAGTCAGAGGAAGTACCACATCCTACACCACTTACAGGgacttcaatgtttttctgagagTTTAAACTTGACTGAGCTTCTTTGGTCTCACTCCAAACATCATCATTTACTTCAGCCcgaggttcaggagagtcttcagtctcagtttcaggagagtcttcagtctcaggtccaggagagtcttcagcctcaggtccaggagagtcttcagcctcaggtccAGGAGAGTCTTCTGTCTCAGGTTTGGGAGAGTCTTtagcctcaggttcaggagagtcttcagcctcaggttcaggagagtctcctgtcctgtcttcagtctctgattgtaaatgtctatctggaactgagttcctggctggttctggtccactACAGCCCTGTCGGTCAGCTTCTAtttccatctgttcagtttgtctttgatgaagctgcgaggactgaggtttctcttcatcatcatcttcatgcttcacaggaacaagagtgaatgtgaactcagtgatatcagcttcctcctgattagtccacagttcctcctgttcatctttaatgtgtgggggctctggatcctgctggtccagactggagctccacTCCTGCTGCACGAGAGAAACCTTtttctgaccaaacaacaggtgctggacatctgcaggacacaggagacaaaaagacaaatgttaggctgacagaaaaaagttcaaatcagGTTGATATTTAGCCAAATACTGGAGCAGACAGGTAACCCCACATTGTTCTACTGAACATCATTAGAAATGCCAAATCTTGATGAATTCAAACTGTGTGAAAGTGTAGTATTGTGTTGGAAATCATCAATCAAGAACAATACAATCACAAGAAAAATTTTGATTCAGAATTCATACATATGTCTCTCTGCACCTACATTTTGATGCTATATGCTCCTTGATAACCTCCAATTTAAGATTTCTTCCACTCACAATAAAGATTTTATGctgcattcagacaaaacacaaatatttgcGCTGCAATACACGCACTTCTGTGATCGCAGGGTTGTTAACTCTTAATCGTGTCTACTCGCACAACGTGAATAGAACCGTGGTGAACGCGTGGCACCCAGCCAGAGTCTGCAACTTCCAGCGCTACCTGAAGCTAACAGGTGAACAGTTCTCAGCTGTGTAaaatctgtccatctgtctccactGAGTGGCCGCTTTTTAACAggtgtgttaaaaacaatagaTCTGTCTTGCCACTGTTGAAGAAATAATTTGagtcctgttgagcagtttgctgcagtgatgtgttttattcaaagaataccggtaAAGTGGTGGACTGACAGGCACAGAGCTAATCTGAGCCGCTGAGTGGACCCAGAGCAATTGAAACAGTCACATTTTATACAATAAGAACAAAGAACAAGGAGGGGCAGGTTCaaacaaaaggtaaacaaaagacaaagggAGGGCATCTTCTCTTTGGAGAGTGTGAACAGCAGGGTGGGGGGAAGGTGTGGGGGCACATTTAACATACTGATCAAGGTCCAGACGTCCTGAGACCAACTGGTGTTACGCAAATGTGTATCTGCAGGGTGccggagacagacaggaatcaTCATTTAGGTCTGGAGGCCAAAGGGCTCTTTCCAGACGTCAtgtcaaatgtgtgttttcttcctcattgtctttggacaaaatgtttattgacaATGTTTTGGGATCTTTATTGTAAATGCTAAAGAGAACAGCTCTCGTTGTTTAGGTGCTCATACAGTGAGAATCAGATGACACAGTCATACATAATATTACCACTATATgatcacatgtttgtgttttactgaagaatatagaaaaagactaaaataataatattgaaatgtattttattttagtctTTTCTGAAAGCTAAAGGAAAATACTCCCGAGCTGGAGATCTGAATGATTGCAGTTGCATCACACTGTGGATAACGACTATGTGTCGCTGATGTTTGGACCAGTAAAGAGAACCTTTGTACCGGCTTTGTTACATTAAAAAGGAACCAGACTGAGGGCAAGTCCTGTGTGGCCGTGCTGTCCTTCCTGGACCCCAGACACAAAGAGGACACATCCACCACAGAACCAACACAGAACCACCTCAGACACAACCCGTCACATATACAAGTtatatctaatctaatctattgataaaaatgctgatttcccAACAGATTTTAACTGAAAGTAGAAAAAGCGCTAAAGTCCAATACAAAGAGATGTGTCTCACTCAACCAGAATGTGGACGTAGTTCGGCTaaatgggtcacatgacccggAAGCTTTTGAACAAAGATGCAGATCTGTGTCGGTGCCGacagtgaagaaggaggagaacgaACCTGCTCTGTGTAACCGAAGCTGAGGCGTTAAAGCAGAGTCCAGTAGGTTCCGGTgtcgctggttctgctctgtggaccgacacagttcctcctcgtactctgctatcgtcctttcaaacagcgcacatatctcctcagcagccgcagtcagtcgctgcttcaccaacgatctcagaatctggactttagacattttcacacagtcacactgtttacagctagcatgctaagctaacgtgaGTATACTTGTATCTGGTGGGAGAtgagtctgagagcaaacagcacaaagtccatcacacacgttcatccagactgtcactacGTCACTACAGTGGACGGCTCATCTCTAATCGAGCATcaataatcagaagaaaagcGATCTGAGCGGCAGGAGAGTCCACGAGAGTCCAGGAGAGTACGGCTGCAGAGCTCCAGTGTGGCGTCGCTTCCGGTCCTCTGACGGTTTGCTACGGCAATTCCACTGGGACAAACCTCGCAGCTGCACGTTAACCGAAcctcctttgtttttattctaacgtgtaaattattaaattacgcgttattttaacacaaagaaaggaatatcttcatgtaaaacatttgccgaatgaacaagaaggctcGAATAGTTCAGAAGGTGatgtagacagagtttcacagagtttataaagtgtctcttaactcaacaactcactaaattgagacattttctaagggagtctggggactttcacCAAGAAGTAACCTACATAAgttacttaatgagtgtgtttgatatgaAGAGCACAGCTACCTCTAATTCAAGCATTTCAACCtccatatatacagtataatacaatacaatataatataatatagtataatataatataatataatataaaagtgACTCCAATCCATTGtcagatttgatcttcatgtacatgaaggtgtgtgagtctCCTTGTAGAGAAGTCAAGAAATAACATAAGTCCACAGAAGTCTTTTGTGTTGTtgaataatgtataaaatagAACAATAGAGAATAACAGAGTGATCTATTTCAGCTGAAAGGTCAGCGCTCTGCACACCAGGGCGTTCTGGGTGAGTCTGAAAAAGAACTACAGAGAAAAGTCACAGTTTATAGAAAAATATGATGATTAAACAGAGCTTAGGTTTAGGTTTAAGATGCTTTGAACAGAAAGGTAACAGTTATATGTGAGGTTAAAGCAGGGGGGCAACGGCTCCTTCAGAAGTCTTACAGTGTCTGACGCTGAGATTCGATGGGTCTTAAATATTTTTGGTCACAGGGTTCGAATTACACAGTGGCTTTCAGGGGAG containing:
- the LOC115589965 gene encoding zinc finger protein 260-like isoform X1 — protein: MSKVQILRSLVKQRLTAAAEEICALFERTIAEYEEELCRSTEQNQRHRNLLDSALTPQLRLHRADVQHLLFGQKKVSLVQQEWSSSLDQQDPEPPHIKDEQEELWTNQEEADITEFTFTLVPVKHEDDDEEKPQSSQLHQRQTEQMEIEADRQGCSGPEPARNSVPDRHLQSETEDRTGDSPEPEAEDSPEPEAKDSPKPETEDSPGPEAEDSPGPEAEDSPGPETEDSPETETEDSPEPRAEVNDDVWSETKEAQSSLNSQKNIEVPVSGVGCGTSSDCGERSSKNSKLGSFKRIKTGEKPFSCFECGKRFNHKQNLITHTKIHTGEKPFSCDECGKRFICKRDLITHTKIHTGEKPFSCGECGKRFSIKQNLIKHTKIHTGEKPFSCGECGKRFIRKQDLIRHTLIHTGEKPFSCGECGKRFIRKQQLITHTKIHTGEKLFSCGECGKKFSQQQHLITHTKSHTGEKPFTRGECGKRFIRKQHLTRHTKIHTVEKPFSCGECGKRFICAEHLITHTKVHTGEKPFSCGECGKRFIFKQHLTRHTKIHTGEKPFSCVECGKRFREQQHLITHTKIHTGEKPFSCGECGKRFSRQQHLITHTKVHTGEKPFSCGECGKTFSQQQNLIRHTKIHTGEKPFSCDECGKRFNRKQHLITHTKIHTGEKPFSCDECDSSNSNMLSHASGSTQDKKTCLWSECGK
- the LOC115589965 gene encoding uncharacterized protein LOC115589965 isoform X2; translated protein: MSKVQILRSLVKQRLTAAAEEICALFERTIAEYEEELCRSTEQNQRHRNLLDSALTPQLRLHRAEQFWKQRACRGRSSPAGQKQVGPFKEQVQSSCRIADIQGQQRVSGRPSAATGPGLSSWMRC